The following proteins are encoded in a genomic region of Trichoplusia ni isolate ovarian cell line Hi5 chromosome 18, tn1, whole genome shotgun sequence:
- the LOC113503030 gene encoding CCR4-NOT transcription complex subunit 10 isoform X1 encodes MANTKDEPVILAHECYVKKDYTGALQHLNELENLIGSSNKRVQHNKAVVEFMISDMKNVDKLKKNVAQLTGLAFAEIDTKDLSSPFLLYNYAVLLYHSRYYYQCTVILERLLASKNVKDNKLFQQIVLLLLEATLCRRTYEKTLEVAKVHGEPLKSNNEVSELFERLVSRAQLLLGQKIKLNLKPDSIENVFIIAQQQYLNGDVKEAATTLGQYKTLKYNYDLKTQGEDIWAAINNNLGVIYLSIKKPFLASKYFQHAVKEHFKAMECEDSEKLIACRDRPLYVFNLGLALLAANNSEGAFECLVEAARHYPNNPRIWLHLAECCVKKCCSEEAQQYTVKKLGSGPHTRILLSKEGKDKYSTSGESFAIPSLSLEFAALCLRNAITLLPNQELPADATVPIIQAPPGPPINWKQRCDLKNSTLVLQSYVLLHLQDPLSALMSANELLNQPEPSSCHKAWAHIYAAEALINLDRIADAVEHLNPPMIHDLVSVLPNQMKDMIAVSVWAKAAVCHILRGDLVTARKILLQINSPRVLPLQMYLEICTGNIDNCHTLLRKLRFTNLSQ; translated from the coding sequence ATGGCTAACACAAAGGACGAACCAGTCATTCTGGCACAtgaatgttatgtaaaaaagGACTATACAGGAGCGTTGCAGCACCTCAATGAGTTGGAAAATCTGATTGGAAGTAGCAATAAGCGAGTGCAGCATAATAAAGCAGTGGTCGAGTTCATGATCAGTGACATGAAGAACGTGGACAAGTTAAAAAAGAACGTTGCACAGTTAACAGGCCTCGCATTTGCGGAAATCGACACGAAAGACCTCAGCTCCCCATTCTTGTTGTACAACTATGCTGTGTTATTGTACCATTCGAGATATTACTACCAGTGTACGGTTATACTAGAGCGGTTACTGGCTTCTAAGAATGTTAAGGACAATAAACTATTTCAGCAAATAGTCTTACTGCTCCTAGAAGCTACTCTCTGTAGACGGACCTATGAGAAAACTTTGGAAGTTGCTAAAGTTCATGGCGAGCCACTCAAATCTAATAATGAAGTAAGTGAGCTGTTTGAAAGGCTTGTGAGTAGAGCCCAGTTGTTACTAGGAcagaaaataaagttaaatcttAAACCTGACtcaatagaaaatgtatttattatagcACAACAGCAATACCTAAATGGAGATGTTAAAGAGGCAGCAACAACCCTAGGACAATACAAAACACTGAAGTATAATTATGACTTGAAGACTCAAGGGGAAGACATATGGGCAGCCATAAATAATAACCttggtgtaatttatttgtctatAAAAAAGCCATTTCTagcatcaaaatattttcagcaTGCTGTAAAGGAACATTTTAAAGCTATGGAATGTGAGGACAGTGAGAAATTGATAGCATGTAGAGACAGACCTCTTTATGTGTTTAACTTGGGCCTAGCATTACTGGCAGCTAACAATTCTGAAGGTGCTTTTGAGTGTTTAGTTGAAGCTGCTCGTCACTATCCAAACAACCCTAGAATCTGGCTGCACTTAGCAGAATGTTGTGTTAAAAAGTGTTGTAGTGAAGAAGCACAACAGTATACAGTTAAGAAATTAGGCAGTGGACCACACACCCGCATCTTGTTGTCAAAAGAAGGAAAAGATAAATATTCAACATCAGGAGAATCATTTGCCATCCCATCACTATCATTAGAGTTTGCAGCACTATGTTTAAGAAATGCTATAACATTACTACCTAACCAGGAATTGCCTGCTGATGCTACTGTGCCTATTATTCAAGCTCCACCAGGCCCACCTATTAACTGGAAACAGAGATGTGATCTGAAAAATTCTACATTAGTTCTCCAGAGTTATGTGTTATTACATCTACAGGATCCACTGTCAGCCCTCATGAGTGCAAATGAATTGTTAAATCAGCCAGAGCCATCAAGTTGCCATAAAGCATGGGCACATATTTATGCAGCCGAGGCACTCATAAACTTGGACCGAATAGCAGATGCAGTGGAACATCTAAACCCACCGATGATACATGATCTAGTGTCAGTATTGCCAAATCAAATGAAAGATATGATTGCAGTGAGTGTGTGGGCGAAAGCAGCAGTGTGTCACATCTTAAGAGGTGACTTAGTAACTGCAAGAAAgatacttttacaaataaattcgcCACGAGTTCTACCACTGcaaatgtatttagaaatatgtacaGGAAATATAGATAATTGCCACACATTACTAAGAAAACTCAGGTTTACAAATTTATCACAATga
- the LOC113503034 gene encoding WSCD family member AAEL009094, with amino-acid sequence MSRRSMFLIAAAVVLLYFSIILFMLNPLHGSRGGYYGGGYMNSFAFRHDPPVNWCSELRWRNPPSPDVVALASYPGSGNTWLRYLLQQVTGVVTGSIYMDYGLRVHGFPAENVTDGSVLVVKTHAIPSDSDKFKSAVLLIRNPRDAILADFHRLHRGHIGTAPKSAFKKKSHENKKSDWATYVSTQLTAWESLNQMWLTRFPGPLHIVFYEILVRDTRNTLQGILDFLSYNVTETAMNCAMANKEGIYRRKKKYQDFEPFTADMYKALDQVRNRVLSMVMDYKRKHSNVLQVGYV; translated from the exons ATGTCTCGGAGGTCGATGTTTTTGATTGCGGCAGCGGTAGTGCTGTTATATTTTtcgataattttgtttatgttgaaCCCTTTGCACGGGTCTCGGGGTGGGTATTATGGCGGCGGGTATATGAATAGCTTCGCGTTTCGACACGACCCGCCTGTGAACTGGTGCAGTGAGTTGCGATGGCGGAATCCTCCGTCTCCGGACGTGGTCGCCCTGGCGTCCTACCCGGGCAGTGGCAACACATGGCTACGATATCTCTTGCAACAAGTTACGG GTGTAGTAACAGGCTCAATATACATGGATTACGGACTCAGAGTGCATGGGTTTCCTGCTGAGAATGTGACGGACGGATCAGTTCTTGTAGTGAAGACCCATGCAATACCAAGTGATTCTGACAAGTTTAAATCTGCTGTCTTACTAATTAGAAACCCCAGAGATGCTATACTG GCTGATTTCCATAGACTGCATAGAGGACACATAGGGACAGCGCCAAAATCAGCTTTTAAAAAGAAGTCTCATGAAAATAAGAAATCAG ATTGGGCGACGTACGTGTCGACTCAGCTGACGGCGTGGGAGTCGCTCAACCAGATGTGGTTGACGCGCTTCCCCGGCCCGCTGCACATCGTGTTCTATGAGATCCTGGTACGTGACACTCGGAACACGCTGCAGGGGATACTCGACTTCTTGAGCTATAATGTTACTGAG ACCGCAATGAACTGCGCAATGGCAAACAAGGAAGGTATATACAGACGCAAGAAGAAGTACCAAGACTTCGAACCGTTCACAGCAGACATGTACAAAGCACTCGACCAGGTTCGGAATCGCGTGCTCAGCATGGTCATGGACTATAAGAGGAAACATAGCAATGTACTGCAGGTAGGGTATGTATGA
- the LOC113502912 gene encoding ribonuclease P protein subunit p29, which yields MSSEENFKKGAAEAIVGFLNANVAKSGLSNIDKELKKDFVLAKKRSKDQKRRASKKKVRCLTRAEKKELGFYAIPRKGVQYKEVLPLNKIWLQYISEVLELDNSIPDPTSKAWENFTQTLYRADFHGSFLKVTRSKCPSLVDKSGICIMDTRNTFKIVSENNITSTIPKRDCVFQMDLNKCKITLFGKLLCVRPAERSTKKIKGHIHPDL from the coding sequence ATGTCATCAGAAGAAAATTTCAAGAAAGGAGCCGCTGAGGCAATAGTTGGCTTTTTAAATGCCAATGTTGCTAAGTCAGGACTTTCAAATATCGACAAGGAATTGAAAAAGGATTTTGTGCTTGCTAAAAAACGGAGTAAAGATCAAAAGAGAAGAGCTTCAAAGAAAAAAGTTCGCTGTCTAACAAGAGCTGAGAAGAAGGAGCTAGGTTTTTATGCAATACCAAGGAAAGGAGTACAATACAAAGAGGTTCTAccactaaataaaatatggcTGCAATATATCAGTGAAGTGCTAGAATTAGATAACTCTATACCTGACCCCACAAGTAAAGCATGGGAAAACTTCACACAGACGCTATATAGAGCCGATTTTCATGGAAGTTTTTTAAAAGTTACAAGGTCTAAATGCCCTAGTTTAGTTGATAAAAGTGGTATTTGTATAATGGATACTaggaatacatttaaaattgtatcagAAAATAACATAACTAGCACTATACCAAAAAGAGACTGTGTGTTTCaaatggatttaaataaatgtaaaattacattatttggGAAACTTTTGTGTGTGCGGCCAGCAGAGCGGTCAACTAAAAAGATTAAAGGACATATACATcctgatttataa
- the LOC113503035 gene encoding mevalonate kinase-like yields MLNGIDNLYTVSVSAPGKVILHGEHSVVYGKTAVAVSLGLRSSIVIKEVNCHVEPTIRIHLPCVGLEETLPLEPTVRILFHPKLEPGITGKFSWRLPDKIDHESHLRRVDEFLHQIRPNFDALQNNQKNSLRSFLYVFSGIFGSTTLPVKSMEISLGSELTIGAGTGSSASFAVCLAGALIQLLKLKMSTGFDAFYDQTSEDFNMNEREIISEWAYNCERIMHGIPSGKNICIAFILLYPPLNIR; encoded by the exons ATGTTGAACGGAATAGATAATTTGTACACAGTAAGTGTGTCGGCCCCGGGTAAAGTGATCCTGCATGGGGAGCACTCGGTGGTGTACGGGAAGACCGCGGTGGCCGTCAGCCTGGGACTCAGGAGCTCCATCGTTATTAAG GAAGTAAACTGCCATGTGGAGCCGACGATACGCATCCACCTGCCCTGCGTCGGGCTAGAAGAAACACTACCACTAGAGCCAACAGTCAGAATTCTATTCCATCCTAAGTTAGAACCAGGTATCACAGGGAAATTCTCTTGGAGATTGCCCGACAAAATAGACCATGAAAGTCACTTGCGAAGGGTGGATGAATTCTTGCACCAAATCAGGCCAAACTTCGACGCATTACAAAACAATCAGAAGAACTCCTTACGCAGCTTCCTATACGTTTTTTCTGGAATATTCGGCAGTACCACTCTCCCGGTCAAGTCGATGGAGATCTCGTTAGGGTCAGAGCTCACTATCGGAGCTGGTACCGGCAGCTCAGCTTCGTTTGCCGTCTGTCTAGCAGGAGCGTTGATCCAACTCCTCAAACTGAAGATGTCGACGGGATTCGACGCGTTTTATGACCAAACGAGTGAAGACTTTAATATGAATGAGAGAGAAATCATATCTGAGTGGGCGTACAACTGTGAGAGGATAATGCACGGGATCCCTTCAGGTAAGAATATTTGCATAGCTTTTATCCTTCTATATCCGCCTTTGAATATTCGATAA
- the LOC113503030 gene encoding uncharacterized protein LOC113503030 isoform X2: MANTKDEPVILAHECYVKKDYTGALQHLNELENLIGSSNKRVQHNKAVVEFMISDMKNVDKLKKNVAQLTGLAFAEIDTKDLSSPFLLYNYAVLLYHSRYYYQCTVILERLLASKNVKDNKLFQQIVLLLLEATLCRRTYEKTLEVAKVHGEPLKSNNEHNSNT, from the exons ATGGCTAACACAAAGGACGAACCAGTCATTCTGGCACAtgaatgttatgtaaaaaagGACTATACAGGAGCGTTGCAGCACCTCAATGAGTTGGAAAATCTGATTGGAAGTAGCAATAAGCGAGTGCAGCATAATAAAGCAGTGGTCGAGTTCATGATCAGTGACATGAAGAACGTGGACAAGTTAAAAAAGAACGTTGCACAGTTAACAGGCCTCGCATTTGCGGAAATCGACACGAAAGACCTCAGCTCCCCATTCTTGTTGTACAACTATGCTGTGTTATTGTACCATTCGAGATATTACTACCAGTGTACGGTTATACTAGAGCGGTTACTGGCTTCTAAGAATGTTAAGGACAATAAACTATTTCAGCAAATAGTCTTACTGCTCCTAGAAGCTACTCTCTGTAGACGGACCTATGAGAAAACTTTGGAAGTTGCTAAAGTTCATGGCGAGCCACTCAAATCTAATAATGAA cACAACAGCAATACCTAA
- the LOC113503131 gene encoding uncharacterized protein LOC113503131, which yields MDLSKGRKDDHRRLTTPHREQSGVRRSRSRSRRSSGNRSLREREQDLERQRQRLHRMEHVLQGERDAELRMSRTKQQLRMSHRSPRANSDHREQRGDSERRGWRREDSVRRELRRDDYERRQHDADYEPRQSDRRPSRHQQRDQQGRDASVGRRSRSCSPSFSTRDIYKIIQSFKNDKSSQSFEQKAHLNNKLDYKNILPEFDPSTKNQRMDVWLKKVNECASVYGWDERTTIHFSMQKLQGLAKTWYQSLTTILYSWTEWQDKLLKAFPCEQNYGQSLEDMLRRRSRFSEPIENYFYEKLALLNQCEISGKRAVDCIIHGLTDRTAKSSALALRCSEPDQLLQFLLSNKDNFNQNTVRNKTSDHSSSADTNQQNRTNSTAGGNSSLFCYNCKEKGHPYLNCPKPILKFVNQNPKIQLQN from the exons ATGGATCTTTCCAAGGGCCGTAAAGATGATCATCGGCGTCTAACAACGCCTCATCGTGAGCAGAGCGGTGTGAGGCGCTCACGCAGCCGTAGCCGTCGTAGTAGCGGAAATCGATCGCTGAGGGAGCGAGAACAAGATTTGGAGCGACAGCGACAGCGACTTCATCGCATGGAACACGTGCTTCAAGGGGAGCGTGACGCAGAACTACGGATGAGTCGTACCAAGCAGCAGCTGCGGATGTCTCATCGCAGTCCGCGTGCCAACTCCGACCATCGTGAACAGCGTGGTGACTCCGAGCGACGCGGATGGCGGCGCGAAGACTCCGTGCGTCGCGAATTGCGCCGCGACGATTACGAGCGTCGTCAGCACGATGCCGACTACGAGCCGCGGCAGAGCGACAGGAGGCCTTCGCGACACCAGCAGCGGGATCAACAAGGCCGCGACGCTAGCGTGGGGCGACGTTCAAGGTCATGTAGCCCTTCCTTCAGTACTAgagatatttacaaaataattcagtcatttaaaaatgataaatcgtCACAGTCGTTTGAACAGAAAGcacatttaaacaataaacttgactataaaaatatcttaccgGAATTTGATCCTTCCACAAAAAATCAAAGAATGGACGTATGGTTAAAAAAGGTGAATGAATGTGCTTCTGTTTACGGCTGGGACGAAAGAACTACAATCCATTTCTCCATGCAGAAACTGCAAGGACTGGCCAAAACTTGGTACCAAAGTCTAACTACAATTCTTTATTCATGGACAGAGTGGCAAGATAAACTATTGAAAGCTTTCCCGTGCGAACAAAATTATGGCCAGTCCTTGGAGGACATGTTGAGACGGAGGAGTAGGTTTAGTGAaccaattgaaaattatttttatgagaaactTGCCCTACTCAATCAGTGTGAAATCAGTGGTAAACGTGCCGTCGACTGTATCATCCATGGTCTCACAGATAGGACGGCCAAATCTAGTGCCTTAGCTTTGCGATGCTCAGAACCTGACCAACTTCTACAGTTTTTACTAAGCAATAAGGACAACTTCAATCAAAATACTGTTAGAAACAAAACCTCTGACCACTCTAGTTCAGCTGACACTAATCAACAAAATAGAACTAACAGTACGGCAGGCGGTAATAGTTCGTTGTTTTGTTACAATTGTAAGGAGAAAGGGCACCCTTACCTGAACTGCCCCAAGCCAATACTCAAAT TTGTCAATCAAAACCCGAAAATTCAactacaaaactaa